Below is a window of Salvelinus alpinus chromosome 5, SLU_Salpinus.1, whole genome shotgun sequence DNA.
cctaccctcacatcacacccattggctgtgctgctcatgcattgaatctgctcctcaaggatggcatggcactgaaaacaatggatacactctacaagagagacaaggaaatggttaggtatgtgaagggtcatcaagttatagcagcaatctacctcaccaagcaaagtgagaataAGAATAACATTGAAgttgcccagcaacacccattggggtggtgttgtcatcatgtttgacagtctcctggaggggaaggagtctctccaagaaattgCCATACCACAGTCTGccaatatggacagccccatcaagaggatcctccggGATTATGTTTttgagagagagtggtaagcagcctgaaacacctgaaacctatagcagtagccattgcacggattgagggagacaatgccatcctgtctgatgttcagactctgcttgcagatgtaagagaagaaatccgtactgccctgcccatttcactgttgctctaagcagaggaaactgcagttctgaaatacatcaaaaagcaaagacttctgcctgaagcccatactcGCCACAGCGTACCTGTTGGACccaaagtatgctggcaagagcatcctgtctggtgcagagatcaacaaggcctatggtgtcatcactaccgtgtctcgccaacttggcctggatgagggcaaggttcttggcagtctggcaaagtacacttccaagcaagggctttgggatggagatgcaatatggcagtcgtgccaacatatctcatcagccacctggtggaagggactttgtggatctgaggctctttcccctgttgcctccatcatccgcAGCATCAGAGTGCAaatggtccttgtttgggaacacacacactaaagcacgcaacaggctgaccaatacaagggtttaaaaattggtggccatctagGCAAATTtcaggctttttgagcctgatatcgagccatcctcaacagggttggaaagtgacagtgaagatgaggcctcagagtctgatgttcaagaggtggacattgaggaggtccagggagaagatatggaagcctgagaggaagacaaaaaAAGCTTTAGTTGtatctagactatcattttacagatgtatgttgaaaatgtttttgggagatgcgatggatcattgagGATCACTCAATATTCCctctcttttgttgttcagtgaaataaccCCATGtgaagtcaactcatttaattaaagttaaattcgtaactaaattatattttattggaaggatttaatcatgtgcaattatgtctacttatgataaagtaaaaggtttatgtttgtctccatatgatgaatatatccaatgcaaaaaacatctacatttgaatggtattaatattcatttgcatacatttccattaattcccacagaaaatgtccacctctgaatattccccaaaatgcgCTACCCTATATTGCACAACTTTGGATTTCACCTCTCCCCAGTCTCATAACCTAATGTTTTAGACTGTTTGGGAGTTGACAGACTCGGAGTGAGCTTCTCGAGATGTCTTTGGCCCATCGTGCTCTagagactcctgtggtgggccgggcgcatgcatgctgacacggtcaccagctgtaaggtgtttcctccaacacattggtgcgcctggcttctgggttaagcaagcagtgtgtcaagaagcagtgcggcttggcagggtcgtatttcggaggatgcatggctctcgaccttcgcctctcccgagtccgtaaggGAGTtggagcgatgggacaagactgtaattaCCAATTGGATCTCACGAAAAAGTGGGTAGAAAAAAAAGGAGCTAAAATGTACACAAAAAAACTATCATTATATCTAAATATAAGCTCCGATCAGCATGTAGCCTACCTATAGCCAGATGAGAGTTGTCTCTCCAAGGGTAGTTTAGCCTACTTTTATTCTGGTAAAACAACCTTTTCAACAGTGCatttgattttaaaaaataaccTAGCAAATTACATTGGTTGTCACTCAACTAGTAAAGCCTATTGTTGCACAAACCATGCATAAAATGATGAAGCGTAGCCTTCAGTCATATAGCCATTCGAAGGAAATATTTTCTTTAAAACAGATAAAACGCAAGACAGTTAAGGAGTGTTCGTTATTATTAAGTTTAGGCTATAGCCTAAAACCCATGCATCCGACCAGGAGGTGGGGGAGAAGAGAAACAATATATTCTGACAGGAATTCTCCGCTCTGTCTGGCCTGCATTACTCACTTGCGTTATGTATAACATATTGAAATAGGTAATAGCAAATAGGAATAGGCAAATTATTCTGAATGTCACTTGTGTGCTGCCCTGCTGTGGTCTACCAGACACTGTTCTATACTGTGGGGTGCCAGTCAAATTCAAATAGGCTAAACCGTTGTCTGTCACATCACGATGTCGTCACCAGCAACAATGGCTGTCAATCACTGTCGATAGACAATATTATCGTAATATCATCCAACCCTAGTGTAATTCCAGCATAACATATCACAGCCAACTTCTATTCATTGTTATCTAAGTGACCACAGTGATGCAGACACAGAAGACGAAAAATCATTTATCAAAAGCGCCCATCATCATCATAAAAGGTTCCTTTCCAGGTAGGGCCTACCTCTAACCCATGCTGAAGTCAAATTTAGTGGTATGACAAACTGAATGTAGTGGGTTGATGTTGGCTAGGTACGTGCCTTTATTAAGGTCTCCAAGGAATGTAAGCTACAGATCTGAAGAGTTTGTATGCTTTACTAGGCTGAAAATCCATGGATTATGCCTGGACAATATGTGGCTCGTCCTGTTGGTTTTATGTCTTACCTGACCAATGAATCTTTTCCCAATCTTCCTACACGGAGGGAGGCTCCCATTAGTAAAATATCACTGGAGTAGAAATAGCCTAAACTAGCTTATGCCATGGACTGGCTGGGCCGCTCTCTTGACAGCAGACCTATCCTTCAACAAATGACAACTAGCATCAACATGATTTTTTATGAGTCAGTAATTTGGAATAGAATTGGGTCAAGTGTGGAACAGGAGCCACAATAAAGCAGGGAAGTGATCATGACTTCTGTGTGGATCCCTGGCTGGACTTAACGAGCAAGGTGGAGAAAAAGCAGCTGCTGTCTACTCAGCCCACTGTCTGCAGTCCAGCTTTACAAAAGAAGGGCAAAGCAATTAAGTGAAATGCATTCTCAGGGAGACATGTTCTtgttgtttgttttctttttgtgagAGTCTGTATCAACTCTAAAAAGCATTTCCAGTtttccagtagagtagagaatgcAACTCCAGTTCACACAAAGGGACATCTATGCAGTAGAACTGCTGATTCCCCCCAGGTCCAGACATCCCTGGACGTACATAATCCCACACCTCAGTAACACATGAGAACAGGATGGGGAAATAAACAGAGGATGGACAGATACTTTTTTTTATCTGGAAATCCCCGTCCCTACTAGAGGCGTATTCAATCACCTCTGGCTGTAACAGAAACATCCTCTTATCAGGGAGATCCACCACTCTCTCAGTCTATTCATCATTATCCAGCTCAGTCAGAACTGGGGGTTTTGTGAGGATGGCGGGCTGAATCCATCTAGGCTCCAGCGATGCCGGGAACATTTTGTTCCTACGGCACAGAAGTTGTTTGTCTGTTGAGTGACATTGGGGCCACTATTTACCTATTCATGTGGCTGCCTCTAGTGAGTGAGTGGAGTCAGCTGGATTGGTTGGttgtctccctctcacacatggGCCTGGAAAGATGCCACTGCACTTGGGATGTGTCTTTACTCCCTTACGGGTAGTCTACATTCCTTCATCATTCTTCGAATGCAGGCCATACTTTGGGATCACTATAAACATCCGCTTTCTTGTTTGCTCTCCTTCAGTAGGTTCCTCTTTCAACCAAGCCAATTCAAAAGGAATGTTCCAACTGTAGGCCAAGTAATTTTGTTACAAAAGTACAGTATAACAATGGTTTAGCAGACCAAAGTGTGGGTCTGGTTTGGGAACCTCAGTTCTGGGCCCCACTTTTGAGTCCCCCCAAAAACACAGAAATACCAAGTAATTGACCTCCCCTATGCCCAGCCCATCTTGTAGGGACGTTAGATAAAAACAATTTCGTATAAGACAGGAAGTTAGGATTTCTATTTTCATTCTGCCGGTGTCAAACAAAATATGATATCCTACAGTTTGCAAATGATATGAGACTAAATAAATCACAGCAGCTCGCGACTTATGCAAACCTTACAGCTGAATGCATTCTCCAAAATCATGATACCAAAGCTGCTCCCGGTGCAAGCCACGCACGTCACGAACTACAATTCCAAAGGGCTGGATTTGTCACATCAACAGGATGTTACAGTTCGACTCAATGAAACTCCAATTTGTGGTTTAAATATCTACAACActcagtcaccccccccccccccctccctttgcaTATATTTAAAAACCGTCGTATGTGCATTCTAAATTAACCGATAGTTCAACAATGGAACGCTGCAGACTGCTTCAAATCTCAGATATCAATAGCTAGCCATCTAGCTAGTCTAGGCTAACCAGCTAGCATTATCAACACTGACGGCCTGGATAAACCCAAGCATTTGAAGCTCAATGTAGCATTCGTGTTCCAAGCGTTACATTCAAAAACTCACCAGTTTTGTCCTGATCTAATCTCACGACAATCAAATAATCAGCCAATCTCGCCATGTTTGCTTCTTTTTCCGAAATCTACCAACACAATTCAGCATTTTTCTTTCTTCAAAAGCACAGCCATGTTTGACAGAAGGAGTGATATTGCGCCTGCGTGTGGAAGTAGCGACATCCATGGGCGTGGGCGCTTGGTTTACAAATAGAAACTGTGTGGCCGCAAACGGTGTCACACCCTGCCACACCACTTGTTGGCCCGCACGGAAAACCATCTGATGACCACTGACCACCTTTAgcatgctcataaaaaaagttacctaccaattggggagaaaaggggtaataaaaaaaaactaaaataaataaaaataagttaCCCAAATATTTTAAAGCCCATTCGAGAGTAGATGAGACAAAATAGAGGTGTAACTAGGCTAGATGAGGAAAAATAGTAGCCTAATTTTCTTTCCAAGAATGTGGGTTATAATACATTAAGATAAATTAAAAGTATTGCAGGTTGTGGCATCCAGTATTTCTTAAACATGTATTGAATTAATTGTATAGGATATTTAGTTTGGTAGAAGCACGAAGCAGAGGGTGCTGGTGGAAAAATCTGTGTCAATAGCATGATTACTATTTTCCATAATCACACTGCGTCAAACTTaaacatcccctccctcccttctctctctctctctctctctctctctctctctctctctctctctctctctctttctctctctctctctctctctctctctctctctctctctctctctctctctctctctctctctctctctctctctctctctctctctctctctctctcagacaaaaACACGCGCACACCTTTAAATGTCtatggcgcacacacacaaacacacacacacaccgggggGCATTAGGCTCACTCACACACAAGACTTGGGGGTAAGGTCaggcaaaatgtgaaaaaagagTGCACAACTCCACTTACTTCTGGAATTCTGTGGACAGTGAGTGACCTTTCCTGCCAATAAATAGGGGAGGGAGACGCTGCGGGGTGGAAAACCGGTGCGCGGGAATTCTTCTCTTGTGCTGTTTTTGCCAACATCTCAATGACTTGGACTGAACATATTCCACAACGTCATGGTCCCTAGCGGACTAGGGCAATTTGAGAGAGAATCTCTTCATTAACAAGTAGCCTATTGTTAAGTTAATTTTGATGATTCCGCTCCGCCAACCATTATGCTTATGCTATCAGCTGCTTCTCTTCTGTAAGGTGTTATCATATCTGTCATGATAGGGTCTTCACTTCAACACCAGACATGTAGCTGAGTTATATTTTGCACAATAGCATAATATTTCTGAATAGAAAGTATTTTACAATAATCCAATATGTCTGCCGCTCCGTCTGCAGTTGAAATAATAAATCATGACTTTTGTCATCTAACTCTACAGAATTTGGTATTTGAGTTGttgaataaaaaaaattgaaattgttCCAGGTCAATGGGGTTCAAGGGAGCAGAATGAAAGAATGAATGACTATACAGGTGCAAACCCCACAAAGCTTCCAGGTCTATCAAATCACCATGACAACTTTGAGGAACATTTCCATAACATATCAATATCTAGGTATGTGTTCATCTATTCCTCTATAAACCTTCCAAGACATAGCTTCCTAGTTCACGTTCCTTCCCACCTTACCTGTTACATTAACATGCCACAGCTGTGACTGAACAAATAGTGGTCATGTTCCTGACACCTGTCTTACAAGAAGCTAACAAATGATTGCTCCATATAAGGAGCCACTGAACAATGATGCTGTCATGGTTGCGCAATCTTCTTCTCTCCATATTAGGAGATTAAATGACTTGAGTACTTGGGGATTACTTGTCTGGGAGAGGCAATTATCATTACAAATGGTTACAAAATGTTTGCTGGTTTACAACACGTGTTTCACATTTATGTATTTACAGTAACACAAGGGACACCAGGTAAGCAAGGAAGCCGTAAGAATTATGTATAGAATGGTGTGTAGTAGGATTTCTATTCAAGGTTGAAGGGAGATTTAGGTGACCTTCTGTCTGAATTACTGCACGTGACATAGTAAAATGCGATACACACAGATATGTTCTATTCAGCACGTACAAGGTTCTTTATCACTTGTTTGAGATACATTCTGAGCACTGAGAAAGCATTTCACATGTTGTTCCCAAAATACTTACGTATTTGCTATTAAAGACATTACACATTGAAAGCCACAAATTGTGATTATCTGATCACATCTAGGCTTACATGTTTTTCAGTGTTCTTGAGATTTAAGGCCAAGTCTTGGGGACTACACAAGCAAATTTCAACGCACTGTTCCCATCCCCAGACATACCCTCACCAGACACCAGCTTTGGGTCCGCTGTGTGGTTGACTGGAATGAAAAAAACAAAAATTGTTAGACCCTGTGCTAATCCTGATGGCATCTTGTGCAGATATCTGTCCCCAGGGGCCTGTAATCAACATCTGCCTTATGACCCTCGCTGACATTGTTTTGACCCCGCTGCATATCTCACTTTATTTCACTGCCCGTACTTTGAAATATGTCTCACCATTCATTCTGGAATGGTTTAATTTAGCTAAGCACATTTGAAAAGTAAATGTACTTTTATTATGGTCAAAGAGCTAAAGGGGTTCAGTGCAAAATCATTATACTTTGGTTTGAGATGAAGTCATATAATCAGTGATTGGGAGGAGCAGATATCAGTAACACAGGGATCAGACTTGCTGTCTCTTGTGACTTAACCTATTATCCCCTTTATTTAATGGATCTCAGTCGTGATGTGTTGAGCATGAAGAAGTCATCCTAATTGTTTTTGAAATACCATGTTAGTTAGAGATTATGTAAAGCCAACAGATATAATCTTATGATAAATAACCCTCTTGATTTATTTGAGATAACTGCTAAATTCATCTAAACATTTACATTAGTACAGCCAAATATTTGCCCTAATGTTTAAACAAACGCAGACATGGAGAATGTAGTGGTTATAATTTGACACACTTACTATTAATGAATAACTACTAAGTGTTCTTGTGTTATCTCATGTCAAACCCACCAACCAACTTTTCCTCAAGATGACTAAACTTGTAATCAGATATTGCCTTGAGAGGGCATTGTGTCAACACTGAAGAAATTATATATGACAAAAATGTGCCGGAATGCAGGTGGACAAAAGTTAATAACCCCTTGACCTCAAAGTTCAGTTATGTCTAAAATGTTTAATTATGTCAGTGGACATAATAATTTGGTTTAGAATGTTCTCTGCCTCCTCCCCAAATACCAAAGGAATGAGCACTCACCATTTTCTCTGTTGGGAGTGTGAATCATTGTTTCTTAATGTGTTTGCGAAAAATAAtttcttttttcattttttatgtaatctttataaatacatttgataaaaAGAAAGTTGTAAAAATGTGAATTTCAAATCACAAATAAAGATTCTGTCAATGAAAAACAGAGGAAATAACAACAACATTCCTTAACAAGTATTACAGTAAATCACTCTCATATGACCCAAATATTTATTGAATTACTTCTGGcttatttaaactttattattCTCCTAGGTTTGCTATGTTGTTGCATTATCCCACTGATAAAGCAGGCTTACAGTAGTGCTGGTCTGTGTGGGGTGGAGTAGTGGGACTGGGatgagtctgtgtgtgtcagtcagtgaGCCCCTCCCACCTCCACTATAAAGGCTCATCGTCTGGTGTGTAGAGACTATTAGCACAGTGTCACAGCTGCCTTTCAGCACCAACAGCAACTTCAAGAAGCCTTTGGAATACtctctccacattgactctactaTAACTACTTTGTCACCCAAGTGAATTATTGAAGGATTTCAGGTATGTACTTTCAATTGAACCAGATATTGACTGTTGCTCTGTTTGCCACAGATGGCTTTATCAGGAGCTCAAGTGCGTTAGACAAGGACAGGTTATCAATCTTATTATATAAGGAGTGCCGGTCTTCTTGTGCATGACTGTGGGGGGTTGTGGACGTCGGGCAGAAATACCAAATAAGgcttatctctctctatctaaccTTAAGTTTACCGGTTCTTTTTGGGTTATGGATTTAATTGACTGAATGGGATTGACTTTACTCAGGGGAGGTTAAAGCTTACTCTAGCTGAGGAAACTCAGTCTTCTATAGACTGTGTCCTGCTTTTCACTGGCCAGGGCCTGCAACTTGGTTGTAAGTTTACTTAAGAGAATAAAATGTGACCTTAGTGTGACATTTTAAATAAATGAGATGATAAGTGAAAATAACTTGGCTTTTGGACTCTTGTGTAAGCAACAGCAAGAGGTTTGTGAGGGGAGGCTCACATGTAATGATAGGAGGAAACTCAGTAAGTTATCGTTAATAAGTAAATAACTAACACGTTTTTTCCCCACTTTCCCCACAGGTGCCAGTCAAAATGAAACTGATCCTGCAGTCTTTCATCTACGGCTGTCTGCTGGCCACCATTGCCCAGAGCGTGGCTGGATTCCAACTTGAAATTAGCCCAGAGCTCAAAATGAGGTGAGCTAATTGATGAGCTATTTGTCAAGATAAGTCTGCTACAATGCATAGTGACCATGATATCAGCACATACTGTTGTGTACTTTGTGGACTTCTTTGAACAGTTTTTAATGAGTTGGATTCCTTCTTTCCCAGGTTAAGCACATGGATGCAGAGCAGATTGAGACGAGATCTAAGCAGTTTTTCTGGAGAGAGGATAGCGGAGTCTGTACAGTTTGTCAGCCCAGAAGACGTCAGGGACACCCTGATTCCTCATTCCAGGTAAAAGCCTATACCATACAAACCTTTACATAACTCAATGTGCATGGTGCTATTTCGTTATCCAAGAGAAATCAAGATTTCAAATGGAATTAAGAGATTAATCACCATAGTCAAACAAGGCTCATTAAAGTAAGCAAGCTGCGGAGGGGATCTCTGAGTCAAGTTGTGTCCGCTCAGGAATGCAGGGCATTAATTAAtggtcctctccctcctctctcttccagcaCTGACATCAGTGTCCGAACCAAGAGGTCCAAAAATTCAGTGAACCAGGCCTGGAGACCGGGCTGCTCTCTGGGCACCTGCACTGTGCACGACCTGGCCCACCGCATCCACCAGCTCAACAACAAGCTAAAGATTGGTAGTGCACCCATCGACAAGATCAGCCCACAAGGCTACGGCCGGAGGCGTCGTTCCCTCCCTGAGCGCAGGGCCACACTGAGGCTGGAGGGGGGCAGGCTGAGGCCCGTGTGGGGCAACGCAGACTCACATGTTCACAAGCTGGAGGAGCTGTTCAGACGGACATGAGCTGGACTTGTACAGGGGAGGAACAGGGGAGGAGAGCAGCAGTCGAGGCTTAGTGTCTCTGCCCTGTTCTAAAATTCTCCAAATGCCtcagactttttccaaatgttctcCAGTGCATTTTTTCCAGACGTGAGTACTGAGCGATAGCTGCAGCGCCTCTGGAAGCTGGACTTAGCAGAGGCATTGGCGATGCAGAGCGCCAAAACAACAGCTGGTCTACAGGCACTGGATGGCAccgtgaagagagagagggagagatgctgAGGATGGTGCTATCTCTTCCCAGCTGTGGGAGAGGAGCAAGGTCAATACAGCGGTACAGACTCAGAGAAGAGTCCACTGCGTAAATACTGGGACTCTATAAACCTCTTATGCAGATCCTGAACTTTGAGTTTTACCCTGTGGATTACAGGAGCCAATTTCACCAAACCCTCTATACTCATCTGCACTTTTCAGTCCCAGCCTTCTCAGTCAGACATCCATGTGGACCTAAAATACATCTAAAGACATCTGGTCCATGCCAAACAGGGAGATGAGACATAAGGAGATGGACTTATAATAAAGAGCTATGAAGCTGAAGTTTTTGGTCACTGTATGAGGGAAATGCATTAGAGATTGTATGAAATATCTGTGCCAGTCCACAATGGATggaactatacttgaatatgtTTTGTATAAAACACATGTGCAATCTATGTATGTATATTTTTATTTGCCAGTTTGTATATAAGATATTTCAGATATCATTATTTAAATATTATATAGGTTAGATTCAACTACTTATGGAGATAGAACTATTTTTGTACAGGAAGAAAATATAAGGGCATTGTAACTATTTGTTGTTTCCACTATTGTTTGCATCATGGATGTTATATGTTTGGAATTGTGCTAATAGGATAAATGGTTTTATAGCTATGGTATAATATATTTGTAAATGTGGTCTATTTTATTTGTGTCGAAGCAATTAACATTGTCATACAATAAACATTTTGAATATAAAAGTTGACTCTGTCCAGACTTTCTCTTTTCCACAGGAAATTACTGTTGTAAATTGAAAGTGGCATTCTATTGTCTGCCCAGCTCCAGTGAGACATGTAGCACCTGGTCTGGGTTAAGTGATTTCAGGCTCTCATTAAATCAATTCCCCTTCCACTCTCCCTGTGGCCCCCCTAGAGGGCAGACAGGAGTGCCAGGCGCATTCCTGCATAGTACAGTGCATATTTGCTGGCTCACTCCACACTGCAGCGTGGCCCTTCAGCCATTACGGGAGGATGAGAGACCCAGCTCCATCTGCACACAATGGTAAACAGTCTGGACATCAGGATGCAGCGctatgagggggatggagggggggtcTGTGTAACATTCCTGCGAGGCACGCAGAGAGCATCAAAAAAACAGCCATCGCGAAGCGCGTTCATGAgctgtgcagacagacagacagacagacagtcattgCTATTAATCAACCACAGGAAGGTTGCAGTCACTCCATGGATGTTTGAAATATCAAAGCCTGTAAAAGATTATGTCTGTTATTTAGATATGT
It encodes the following:
- the LOC139576021 gene encoding pro-adrenomedullin-like; this translates as MKLILQSFIYGCLLATIAQSVAGFQLEISPELKMRLSTWMQSRLRRDLSSFSGERIAESVQFVSPEDVRDTLIPHSSTDISVRTKRSKNSVNQAWRPGCSLGTCTVHDLAHRIHQLNNKLKIGSAPIDKISPQGYGRRRRSLPERRATLRLEGGRLRPVWGNADSHVHKLEELFRRT